The window GGGAAGACCCGAACTCCGCCGCGACGGCGCCGCTCAGACCATCTGGTTTCCCCAAGGCAACGGTGCGGCGCGCCCGTTGACGTGAAGGGTCTCCGGTCGTACTTTGCCAGCGCCCTGCGCCGCCTTAGCTCAGTTGGTAGAGCACCGCATTCGTAATGCGGGGGTCGCGTGTTCGAGTCACGCAGGCGGCACCATTCTCTTCTCTATCTTTTCTTTCCAGGCACTTTTCGAGCCGATTTGGCCACGGTAGAATACGCTTCCTCCTGTGTGTGGCGTCATCCCGTTCGGGCGGGCGGATGCCGGCGACGGGGGGTGTTTTTGGTTTGATATCAGGAGTGCATAGCTTGTGTCTGTTGGAACGGTGAAGTGGTTTAACTCGGTCAAGGGGTATGGGTTTATTCAGCCGGAGGACGGCTCGAAGGATGTGTTCGTGCATATCTCGGCCGTGCAGCGTGCCGGCTTGAACACGTTGACCGAAGGACAGCGCGTTGAGTATGAGCTTTCGCCCGGCAAGAACGGTCGCTTCTCAGCCGAGAATTTGGTTGTCGGCGAATAGCTGGGCCACGCGCTTTTAACCGCCCCCAACCCTTCTCTCGAAGGCCCCCACCGTCAAATTCCTTGACAGGCCGGGGGAGCGCCCCTATTTTTCCATGTTAAGAATGATTTGCAATCTCACTTTTAGGGGCAACCCCCATCAAGGGCCCGGGTGAAACAAACGATGAAACAAAAACTTGCGCAAAAAATCGGGTTCGCGCTCGCCGGGCTTCTTCTCGCCCTGGGCTTTCTGGCTGCGCCTGGCCGGGCGGAGGAGACCTACACGATCACCATCCAAAACCACCAATTTTCGCCCGCCGATCTTGAAGTGCCGGCCGGCAAGAAGATCAAGCTGCTCGTGAAGAATCTCGATCCGACCCCGGAAGAGTTCGAAAGCTACGCTCTAAACCGCGAGAAGATCATCCTCGGCGGCAAGGAGGGGGTCGTCTATATCGGCCCGCTCGATCCCGGAATCTACGAATATTTCGGCGAGTTCCACCCTAAAACGGCGAAGGGCCGCATCCTCGCAAAATAGGAATCGAAAGCGTCATGCTGGCAAGCGCACTCATTCTGTTCCGTGAAATTTTTGAAGCGGCGCTGATCGTTGGCATCGTGATGGCCGGGACGAAGGGTGTCGCCGGACGTGGTCGGTGGGTCCTCTACGGTATCCTGAGCGGGCTCGCGGGCTCTTCGCTGGTTGCCGCCTTCGCCCAGACGATCGGCGGCGTGGCGGCAGGAATGGGGCAGGAATTTTTCAACGCCGGCGTGCTGTTTCTGGCCGTTTTCATGCTTGGCTGGCACAACGTCTGGATGAGCCGCCACGGCCGCGAGATCGCAAGGCAGATGACCGCGGTGGGCCATGCGGTCAGTCTGGGCGCGCGCCCGCTTTACGTGCTTGCCGTCGTCGTCGGCCTCGCCACCTTGCGGGAGGGCTCCGAAGTCGTTCTTTTCCTTTACGGCATCGCGCTAAGCGGCAGCGCGGCGGCCGACATGCTGGTAGGAAGCCTGGGCGGTATTGCCGGCGGGTTTGCCATCGGGTTTGCCCTTTATTTCGGCTTGCTGCGTATCCCGACGAAGCACCTTTTCACCGTCACCAGCTGGATGATCCTGTTCCTGGCGGCGGGTCTTGCTTCCCAAGGCGCGCATTACCTCGTGCAGGCCGGTGCGCTTCCCGCCCTCGGGCAGGCGGTTTGGGACACCTCCCATCTCCTTTCCGAGCGCAGCGTGATCGGCCAGCTGCTGCATACGCTGATCGGCTATAGCGCGCGGCCTGATGGCGTTCAACTCGTCTTCTACGGGGCGACCCTGCTCGGCATCGGTCTCCTGATGCGGCTATATGGGGGGCCGGCCGCACCGCTGGCGAAGACGGGTGCCCACAAGCTTGTGGCGTTACTGGCGGCTCCGCTCCTGGCGTGGGGGGTGACCTCGAGCGCCGCCCGCGCCGCGGAAAAATCTTGCTGGCTGAGCTACGAAGAATTCGAGAAGCAGATACCCCACATGGACCTTCAGCGTTGCCCTGAGGACCATCCCGAGAACGGTTTTTGCCGCCTCGTGATCGCCGGGGACAAGGCGCACGTCTATTATTTTTCCTTTGAGGGGAATATCTGCCTCTACGACCAGCGAACCTATGCGCTGACGGACTTTCTCAAGCGTTTCGGCCCGACCTATTCAACCGACTGAACGTTGACGAAAACCGCGCCCTGAGCATTGAGAAAAACCGCGCCGACCTCGTCAAGCTCGGCAAGCAATCTTTCTCCATCCGCCTGCGGCAGGATGGCCAACGCGGTCGAAAGGGCATCCGCCGTTGTTGCCTCCGGCGCCAGCACGGTCACGCTTCGGTGGTGGTTGGCGCTTCGTCCGGTGAATGGGTCAAACAAATGATGATGGCGAACGGTGGGTTCAAAGGGCATGCCATAGCTGCCGGAAGTGGCAATGGCACCCTCCCGCAGGGGCAGCGTCCGGATCGCTCGCCAGGGTCGGTCCGGGTTGGCGATGCCGATCCGCCATGGCCTGCCATCGGGCCGTGCAGCTATTGCCCGGAACTCACCCAATTCGACGAGGACATGCCGCATGCCTTGGGTCTTCAGGAATTCCGCCACCCGGTCCGTGATGTACCCTTGGGCAATCCCGTTAAGTGTTAAAGCCATGCCGGCTTTTTTCAGAAAGATTTCTTCGCGCGTTATGCAAACGCCCTCGATATCCGCCAGTCCCCGAGCATGGGCGATAGCCGAAGGCGCTGGCCCGGTCGGGTCGGCGGTCGGCATTGCGAAATGACGTGCGTAAAGCTCCCATAGCGGTTGGACGCCGATATTAAAAGCGCCTGCCGTCCGTTGATGCCATTCCTTGGCGGTGATCAGCAGTCGGCGAAAATCTTCGGGCGGTGCCGCAAGCCTGCCGGTGCGATTCAGTCGGCAAAGCACAGAGTCTGGGCGGTAGAGGCTAAACAGCGATTCGAGGCGTTCAATTTCCCGCACACAACCGTCCAGTAACGTGCGCGCATAGGTGGCATCCGGGTGGTAGAGAAGGATAGTCCCTTCCGCGCCGAGGGCCTTTCCCTCCCAGCGATGCAAGGGCGGGGATGCAACGGCCGGCTTGCCGAATGCCGCTCGGGGAAGCGTGGCTATCCCGATCGAACCAGCAACGATACGCAAGGCCCGTCGGCGGGAGCAAACGAACCCGGGCGCAGGAGAATCCGATGGCTTCGTCATCGGCCGCGTTTCGTAAAGCTCATATAGAGGCCCGTCACGACGAGAACGAGAAGCAAGACCGCAATGCCATCCATAAAGTAGGGGCCCCAACTCCCAAACAGATGGCCGCTGTGCAGGTCAAGAAGAACGCGCTCCCAACTGAGGATGTGCCCCCTCTCGATTTTTCCCACTTCCTCGAGCAGGTGTTTCGGTGCGGCAGCCGGCTTCGACCAGGCGGCGGTTGCTTGAGACGGTTTCCACTCCAGCAGATCCTTATCCGCAAGAAATTTCCCCGCCGGGGTTTCGGCGACAATCAGTCCCTCCGCGCTTACGCCGAATCTTTCGATGCGGCCGGGAGCGATGTCGAGAACGCTGCGTTCGAGGAGTTTGCCGTCTGGCGTCAAGAAAAGGATTTCGTTCTTGGTTGCGATGGCGAGCATGCCGTCGGCTTCGGCGATGCTGGTGGGCTTTTCGCTTGTCGCGGCGACAGGCTTGCCGTCGAGGTAAAGCCAGGCCGTCGTGCCGGTAAGCCAGCGCCCGCCGGCGAGGGCGAAGCTCACGCTGTCCACCTGCGGTTCAATCCCGTACCAGTCGAGCAGCCATTCGTTTGCGAGGTGTTGCCGGCCCAGTTTCAGCGTTTCGGCATGGTTGAGCGCAACTCCCGTCACGGCGAGAAATACAAAAAAGATTGCCGCCAGAATTCCGATATGACGATGCCATTTATAGGCCGGCTTTTTCCGGGCTTCCCGCACGATTCGCTTGATCATGGCGCGCCAGTCGCTTCGCCGTGAAAATAAAGGGCAAGACGGGCCAGGCGCGTCAACGCCCGTACGGAAAGCGTTGCACCGGAGATGCCGTCGATATGGCGGTCGAGTTCCAGGTCACTCGTCAACGTTGCGCCGTCAAACTGGTTGGTGAAGAACGGGTAGCGCACTTCCCAGCCGCGGCTTTCCCGATAGACGAGAACGCGAATCCGTTTGATCGCCCGTTTTTCCACAAGTAAGCCGGTGGTGATTGGGTGTTCCTTCCCAATTTCATCAAGGATCCAGGCGGTTTGATCGCCATTCCGCCAATAGCGCTGGCGGAGGGCGCCAAAAGCATGACCCAGGATACGGCGCGCGGTTTCCTCGCGTTCTTTTGTGATCCATAGGACTTCCGCCTTCGGTGGGGCTTCCGGAAAGGCTTCAGTGAGGAAAGCCTCCGGTTCTAGGTAAACATCTGCGGCGGCAGCCGGGTACCCCAGAGCGCAGGCGCTTATGACAGCGGCCACCAGGGCACCCGGCCAGGCAATGGGCCTTAAGCGAATGGAGATAAGCGGAGGGATCATCAGAACTGATAACCAAGCCCCAGATTCACTCGGTCGTCCTCCGTCTGGCCGGCGGGTGAATCCTGAACCTGGAAATCCATCTTGATGACGACATTTTCATGGGGCCAATAGTTTAGACCAACGTCGATCTGCTGGAATTTTGTATCCAGGCTGCTGCCGGCATTGTTATCCCATTCGTTATAACGCGCAAAGATTCCAACCTCACCGATTCGCATGCGAAAACGGTAAGAAGGTTCTATATACCAGCCTTGCTGCACGTCCCGGCCCAGAACCTCCGGTTCGGGACCGTTGAGGTCCCACCGGGCGTATAGGGCGCGCAAGCCCCATGGCCCTTGGCGAAGGTTCGTATGCGCTTCGAAAAGTGTCGCGTCGGTATCGGAAACGTCTTGGGTGACGTCCATTTGATACTGTCCCGTAACACCAATTTCAACTCCCGGCAAACCGGTCCAACGGAGCCGTCCCGTAACGGCGCCGTCTTTGGCGGGTGCCTCCGAAACTTTCTGGCGCCCGTTCCGAATCTTGAAAGCGTTGGCGCCGGTGGTTGGCGTCGCAAGGCCAGAATGGAAGAGAACGTCGTAGCCGATTCCTTCCTGGATTTCACCGTTGAGTCCGGCGCCCGCTTCCCACCATGTCGTCGGCAGGATATTCGTTTCGATCGGGTTGCGTTCAACCCCGAAAAAAGTTGTTGGTTCGTGCGTTTCGTTAAGGATGCCGACCGGAATCAATTGAAGCCCAAGGTTCGCACGGTGACGGTCACTAAGGTCGAACTGTAGATAGGCCTGTTCGAGTTCGACCTCGCCATTCTGGCCTTCCCCGGCGACGCCGTGCTCAATTTCCATTTCCGAGAAGAAGCGAATGCGATCCGTAAAGTCGTGGTTCAAGAACATAACGAAACGATGTAAGTCGATTTCGTCTTTTTTGCCCCCGTTGTAATGCAGTTCGCCGTAGGCGCCGACTCGCGTGCGTTGCCACCAGCCCGGCGTGTCGCTGCGCGTTTCGCGTACTTTTTCGACCATGGCGCCGGTTGCTTCGACGCGCTCCTCGGTCGCCTCTATCTTCTTTTCGGTGGTTTCGACCTTCCGCGTCGTTTGGTCGAGCCGCTCCTGGAGTACTCGTATTTGCTCCCGTTGTTCCTGGAGAATTTGCCACATTTCTTTCTGGCTGGGCGGTTCCTGGGCCAAAGTTGGCGTCGCAAGGGTGGCGAGCGCCAGCCCTACGGAAGGGAGCAAAGCGCGATGATTTTTAGGCATGGGCTTCCTATGATTTATATTGATAATTCAAGAAGTTAATAAAAGATAAGCGGCAAAGCTTTTTATGATAGTGATTATCAATCTCATAGTGCGGAGGCAAAAGCAAGGTGAAAATAACAATCATTCTCAAATCTTTGGAGCCATCCCCCTTCGACAAAGGAACGATTTGCCATTGGGCCGTATCTCCTGAAGGTTGGTAGGCTAGGTGCGGTCCATTGGAGGCGAGGACGAACGTGCGAACGGCTTCGATTTTTTTGGCGGCGGTTTTTCTTTTGGGGGGCCTTTCCCCGAAAGCGCACGCGACGCACAAGGTCTATTCCCCCCACGTTGAAGAAGGCGAGGCGGAAATCGAATACCGTGGCCATGTGGATGCCGACGACGATTCCTTGAAGAACAAGAAAAACAAGCACAAGCTCGACCTCGGCTACGGCTTCACGGATTTCTGGTGGGGGGAAGTCGTCTTCGAATACGAGAAGGCACCGGGAGAGAATTTTAATTTCGAGGCGGTCGAATTCGAAAGCGTCTTTCACCTGACGCCTCAAGGCGCCTACTTCCTCGATCTCGGCCTCTACGCCGAATACTCCCTGGCGGACGATCCGGGCAAGGCGGACAAGATAAAATTCGGGCCGATCTTCCTGAAGGAATTTGGCCGGACAGAGGTTACCTTCAACACCCTTTTCCGGAAGGAAATCGGCGCCAATCAGGAGAAGGAGTTCGAGTTCGAATACGCCGCCCAGGCGAAATACCGCTTCATGCCGATGTTCGAGATCGGGTTGGAGGCGTTCGGAAAACCCGGCGAAATAA is drawn from Pseudomonadota bacterium and contains these coding sequences:
- a CDS encoding cold-shock protein; the encoded protein is MSVGTVKWFNSVKGYGFIQPEDGSKDVFVHISAVQRAGLNTLTEGQRVEYELSPGKNGRFSAENLVVGE
- a CDS encoding FMN-binding protein, translating into MIPPLISIRLRPIAWPGALVAAVISACALGYPAAAADVYLEPEAFLTEAFPEAPPKAEVLWITKEREETARRILGHAFGALRQRYWRNGDQTAWILDEIGKEHPITTGLLVEKRAIKRIRVLVYRESRGWEVRYPFFTNQFDGATLTSDLELDRHIDGISGATLSVRALTRLARLALYFHGEATGAP
- a CDS encoding porin, with protein sequence MPKNHRALLPSVGLALATLATPTLAQEPPSQKEMWQILQEQREQIRVLQERLDQTTRKVETTEKKIEATEERVEATGAMVEKVRETRSDTPGWWQRTRVGAYGELHYNGGKKDEIDLHRFVMFLNHDFTDRIRFFSEMEIEHGVAGEGQNGEVELEQAYLQFDLSDRHRANLGLQLIPVGILNETHEPTTFFGVERNPIETNILPTTWWEAGAGLNGEIQEGIGYDVLFHSGLATPTTGANAFKIRNGRQKVSEAPAKDGAVTGRLRWTGLPGVEIGVTGQYQMDVTQDVSDTDATLFEAHTNLRQGPWGLRALYARWDLNGPEPEVLGRDVQQGWYIEPSYRFRMRIGEVGIFARYNEWDNNAGSSLDTKFQQIDVGLNYWPHENVVIKMDFQVQDSPAGQTEDDRVNLGLGYQF
- a CDS encoding FAD:protein FMN transferase, which translates into the protein MTKPSDSPAPGFVCSRRRALRIVAGSIGIATLPRAAFGKPAVASPPLHRWEGKALGAEGTILLYHPDATYARTLLDGCVREIERLESLFSLYRPDSVLCRLNRTGRLAAPPEDFRRLLITAKEWHQRTAGAFNIGVQPLWELYARHFAMPTADPTGPAPSAIAHARGLADIEGVCITREEIFLKKAGMALTLNGIAQGYITDRVAEFLKTQGMRHVLVELGEFRAIAARPDGRPWRIGIANPDRPWRAIRTLPLREGAIATSGSYGMPFEPTVRHHHLFDPFTGRSANHHRSVTVLAPEATTADALSTALAILPQADGERLLAELDEVGAVFLNAQGAVFVNVQSVE
- a CDS encoding PepSY domain-containing protein — protein: MIKRIVREARKKPAYKWHRHIGILAAIFFVFLAVTGVALNHAETLKLGRQHLANEWLLDWYGIEPQVDSVSFALAGGRWLTGTTAWLYLDGKPVAATSEKPTSIAEADGMLAIATKNEILFLTPDGKLLERSVLDIAPGRIERFGVSAEGLIVAETPAGKFLADKDLLEWKPSQATAAWSKPAAAPKHLLEEVGKIERGHILSWERVLLDLHSGHLFGSWGPYFMDGIAVLLLVLVVTGLYMSFTKRGR
- a CDS encoding cupredoxin domain-containing protein, producing the protein MKQKLAQKIGFALAGLLLALGFLAAPGRAEETYTITIQNHQFSPADLEVPAGKKIKLLVKNLDPTPEEFESYALNREKIILGGKEGVVYIGPLDPGIYEYFGEFHPKTAKGRILAK